In Gossypium hirsutum isolate 1008001.06 chromosome A10, Gossypium_hirsutum_v2.1, whole genome shotgun sequence, the DNA window tTCTCTTTCTGGTGTGATGCACAGAATTTTGGTGTacattgtttaatttttaaaaaaaaattatgtatataatttttttgctaatattataataaaaataaaatgtatttttttatgataatatttatttataaaatcagacTTCAGAACATAACAATATTAAACttgttttttatataattattttgaacaaaataaaatttataattacttaaataatttatttgatgtttGACTGAAAGATGTTTCTTCAATTTCAAAAGGCTGAAAACTACGAGGACTTAAATTGTGATTTAGGAATATTGAGCActttaaataatttaagaaaacatgCTAATTTATTACCTTAAGTccattttattctaattaatgaacgattttttttttcttgtttatttatttctaaaattattattttaaattgacaaCAAAGTTAAAGGcaaatttattgttttaaataaatgattataatgcttgtgtttaaaaaacttatttataaccattaatttaagaaaataatcgTGTAATGATCACGatatatatttaagtaaatatataattatataaatttatataaatttaaaattgattatttttttattttaaatttaaatttacatttgaaataatattatttaaaaaatttcaattatttaatagttttacagAATTAAATGTTAACCCTTTAATATGacattattttttcttattaattttataaaacttgtaCAATGCAAAGtgtgtaatttaaatatttaaatttataaattgtcgatattattcaaataatgtattataattttaaaataacaaattttgtgATAAATAATGCAATTGTCATATGTTATCATAATAGACGTCAATAGATTAGGTCTTCATGTCACGTAAAACCTAAAACtttgtaataatatatatatgatgagaCTTATTTTTTCTAAACTATAAAGTATTTATGAAATGATAAAAATGctataaaattgtaaaaagttcataattttcaaaattctaaaaaattcggAAATTCTAAAAggaatctaaaaaattaaaatcacaaGCCCAAAACAAATAATACCATCCAATAAATTCAGCTTCAActttgcaaataaataaatagatttaataaaaatatttggtatacttaaattttcttttacttaatttggtacttaaacttaatacttttttttaatttaacactTAAAATTTTTTGGGCCCAATTTAGTACTCAAACTTGGcattttttcttctaattttttacCTAAGCTTTTTTTAGGttcaaattggtacctaaatttattaaatgttatataaattaCGTAAAATACTAACAGTGTTTTTTTTTGTCAtgctataaaaatattattagtattggagaaaattcatgttaaaaaaatagGTATGGAGCTATTCTTaacgaattaatattaaataagaaaaaatttaaaaacctaaattaaaagaaatttattatttttaattaataaaataataaaataaataaaactaaaagtaattgaacatataaagtacaaaaaatattatatcatCTGTCACATGTAGAGTAATTTATAAAACATTTGAACAGtaccaaattaaacaaaaaaaacttaAGTACCAATTTAAGAAAAAAGATTCAAAGTCACGTACCAAATTGAACCCCAAGAAATTATGTATTTAGGTACCAgcttaataaaaatgtaatttaagtatcaaattaaaaaaaagtgttaagtttggaaaaaaaaaaggtttagggTCTAAATGTTAATGTAAgctgaataaataaaagaaataaaaaaaccgGCCCAGCTCAAAATTCAGCCCCATATATAAGCTTAGAAAAAAACACACTCGAAAACAATTCATTTACGCATACAGCAAGAACAAATAGAAGCAGGGACACGGAACAAAGGGAATCGTGTTCGTGCATTGAAGAACAAGAGTTGGTGACTGGTGAGTCCAGttccattatttattattttttttaatttcattttttaacatTTAGTTATTCGATTCTTTTATGTTTATTTGCAAATCCCTAATTCATTTTTTGTTCTAGGGTTTGGTTTTAACGTAAACCTAAggagtttgattttattttggttttagggTTTTCGAGAAATGGAAGATTCAGAAAAGAGAAGGCATCGTGAGAGAAGAGATAGGGATAGGGATAGGGATAGGGATAGGGATCGAGAACGGCGTCGTTCCGAGAGGGAGAAGAGCAGCGATTCCGATAGAGAAAAGGAGAGGGAAAAAGAAAAGCATCGAGATAGGGGAAGGGAAAGGAAAGATAGGGAACGAGAGAAGGAAAAGGAGAGGGAAAGAGCTAGGGAGAaggaaagggaaagggaaaagcgtgaaagggaaagggaaagagaaagggagaagagggaaagagaaagagaaagggaaagggaaaaagagagggagagggaaAAGAAGGCGAGGGAAAAGGAGAAGAGGAGGGAATATAATAGTGATGATAGCAAGGAGGAGAAGGAACGACATAGGAAGCGGCGAAGGAGGGAACGGGATGACGAAGATGACGGTAACGATGATTATAAGGAGAGGGAGAGTAAATCGAATAGGGGAGAGAGTCCTGTTAGGAAAAAGAGTGGTGAAGATGAGTTGGAGAAGAAAGGGAAGAAAAGTAGGGAAGAAGAAATGGAAGATGAGCAGCGTAAATTGGATGAGGAGATGGAGAAAAGGAGGAGGAGGGTTCAAGAATGGCAGGAGTTGAGGAGGAAGAAGGAAGAAATGGAGAGGGAGAAACGTGGGGAAGGGAATGCGGTTGAAGAGGAGGAGGCTAAGGTTGGTAAAGCTTGGACTCTTGAAGGGGAATCGGATGATGATGAAGCGGCTTCTCCAATGAATGCGGAGACGAGTATGGATGTTGATGATAATGAGAATGCTAAGCCTGATGGTAAGGAAACTGGAGATGCAATGCTTGAAGGTGGGAATTCTGAGGATGGAAAAGATAAAATGGTTGTTGACCAAAATGGGGATAATGGGGTTGCTGagaatgatgatgaaattgacCCATTAGACGCTTTTATGAATTCAATGGTGTTACCTGAAGTTGAGAAGCTAAGTAATGCAGTTGTTGATCCTCCTCCTAGTGATAACAATGGAAACCTGAAGACTGATAAAAAAGATGGCTTGACTAATGGTGGACAGCAGCAGCCGAAGAAAGGTTCGAACAAGGCACTTGGGAGAATCATTCCCGGCGAAGATTCGGATTCGGATTACGGGGATGTTGAGAATGATGAAGAGAATTTAGAAGATGAAGACGATGATGAGTTCATGAAAAGGGTAAAGAAGACAAAAGCTGAGAAACTATCGATTGTAGACCATTCAAAGATCGATTATAAACCATTCAGGAAAAATTTCTATATTGAAGTTAAGGAGATATCTAGAATGACACCTGAGGAAGTGTCTGCTTATAGGAAGGAATTGGAATTGAAGTTACATGGAAAGGATGTGCCGAAACCAATCAAAACCTGGCATCAAACTGGACTCACAAGTAAAATATTAGAGACAATAAGGAAGCTAAATTATGAGAAGCCAATGCCAATTCAAGCTCAGGCACTGCCTGTAATCATGAGTGGTCGAGACTGCATTGGTATAGCAAAAACTGGCTCTGGTAAAACCCTTGCTTTTGTGTTACCTATGTTAAGGCATATTAAAGATCAGCCACCTGTAGTAGCTGGAGATGGGCCTATTGGACTCATTATGGCACCCACAAGGGAGCTTGTACAGCAGATTCATAGTGACATAAAGAAGTTCACCAAGGTAATGGGAATCAGATGTGTTCCTGTCTATGGAGGTTCTGGTGTTGCCCAGCAGATTAGTGAATTAAAAAGGGGAACAGAGATTGTTGTATGTACTCCAGGTCGGATGATTGATATACTTTGTACCAGTGGGGGAAAAATTAGTAATCTTCGTAGAGTGACATACTTGGTTCTGGATGAAGCTGACAGAATGTTTGATATGGGTTTTGAACCTCAAATCACTCGAATTGTTCAAAATATTCGACCTGATCGCCAAACTGTACTATTTTCTGCTACTTTCCCTCGCCAGGTTGAGATTTTGGCACGGAAAGTGTTGAATAAACCTGTTGAAATACAGGTTGGTGGGAGAAGTGTTGTGAACAAGGACA includes these proteins:
- the LOC107942493 gene encoding DEAD-box ATP-dependent RNA helicase 42; the protein is MEDSEKRRHRERRDRDRDRDRDRDRERRRSEREKSSDSDREKEREKEKHRDRGRERKDREREKEKERERAREKEREREKREREREREREKREREREREREKEREREKKAREKEKRREYNSDDSKEEKERHRKRRRRERDDEDDGNDDYKERESKSNRGESPVRKKSGEDELEKKGKKSREEEMEDEQRKLDEEMEKRRRRVQEWQELRRKKEEMEREKRGEGNAVEEEEAKVGKAWTLEGESDDDEAASPMNAETSMDVDDNENAKPDGKETGDAMLEGGNSEDGKDKMVVDQNGDNGVAENDDEIDPLDAFMNSMVLPEVEKLSNAVVDPPPSDNNGNLKTDKKDGLTNGGQQQPKKGSNKALGRIIPGEDSDSDYGDVENDEENLEDEDDDEFMKRVKKTKAEKLSIVDHSKIDYKPFRKNFYIEVKEISRMTPEEVSAYRKELELKLHGKDVPKPIKTWHQTGLTSKILETIRKLNYEKPMPIQAQALPVIMSGRDCIGIAKTGSGKTLAFVLPMLRHIKDQPPVVAGDGPIGLIMAPTRELVQQIHSDIKKFTKVMGIRCVPVYGGSGVAQQISELKRGTEIVVCTPGRMIDILCTSGGKISNLRRVTYLVLDEADRMFDMGFEPQITRIVQNIRPDRQTVLFSATFPRQVEILARKVLNKPVEIQVGGRSVVNKDITQLVEMRPESERFLRLLELLGEWYEKGKILIFVHTQEKCDALFRDLLKHGYPCLSLHGAKDQTDRESTISDFKSNVCNLLIATSVAARGLDVKELELVINFDVPNHYEDYVHRVGRTGRAGRKGCAITFISEDDARYAPDLVKALELSEQVVPDDLKALADGFMAKVNQGLEQAHGTGYGGSGFKFNEEEDEKRKAAKKAQAKEYGFEEDKSDSEDEDEGVRKAGGDISQQTALAQIAAMAAASKASTALMQNPLSSGQLLPNAVLPISLPGVLGVSMPGTAAVVPGSGLSGLPNEEAARKAALQAALNLQHNLAKIQADVMPEHYEAELEINEFPQNARWKVTHKETLGPISEWTGAAITTRGQYFPPGRIPGPGERKLYLFIEGPTELSVKRAKAELKRVLEDISHQSLQLPGGTQPGRYQVL